One Perca flavescens isolate YP-PL-M2 chromosome 5, PFLA_1.0, whole genome shotgun sequence genomic window, TTCAGCACCATAATGCGTGAGCTATAAAAAGATACTTTTGTGTTTAGCAGCTGAATTGTTGAAGCCAGAACATGCTATTGTCCAGTTAGCCCTTGAGATGTTTACCTCCAAAATGGCGGCGGACATGCCCTCTGAGACGGAGCTGTTCACCACAGAGAAGCACCTTTTCATGGCAGCATGGAGTTCCTGTTGGCTCCTCTCCTGGGCCAAGAAGACCCCTGCTGTTCTGCAGAAGCAGTGTCAAAGCTCAGTTCTGCATGACTCAGGGCTAACGGAGGCGTGACTGATGCTAAAGAGCAGTGACAAGCTCAGGGCAGGAAACACAGCTGCACTGTGTGTGACATGCACGGACAGTCAAGGTAAAGTCCCAACCGGAGAAGGGCAGTTTCCTGCCACAAAGAGCTTGCTGTGGTAAAGGCCCTCGGCGAAAAACGGAAAGATCAGCCAAGACTTGAGAGTGGGAGGACAGATAAAGAGAGGATCCTGGCTCTCCCTTCAGATTTTTATATTCTGTTCACATTATGTCAAGATAAAAGTAAGCTAAATTTGCTTGGATATTTTCTCGTGCCACATGGGATAAATAGACGGATAAGTAGTCTTCAAATTTCACACAGCAGAAAAGTGTTGCCGATTAGACTGTCAGATCTCAAGTTGCCTTTTATAAGAAGTGTAACtggtaaagaaaagaaaacaagagaaTAAGGCTTACCTTTTAACAACAGCTTCCACTTCAACAGTAAATACAGGATCGATctaagacagacagaaaccatTACACAGAAAATTGAAACCTGCTCGTCTTCATCCAGCAATGACTTAATCTGAAGGAAGTACTGTAATAAACAATGACACAATTAATAATTTCTATCATGAGCAAATCATTCTCTGAAAAGCCTGTATTTTCAGAGATTGGGGTCAGGGTGGGGTGGGTGGCCAATCTGATTAATTGCAATGTGGGATTTGCGTGCATTAGCATGCCCACAGAAAAGTAAAAGCATAGCAATTTAGGTCAAAGATGCTGCCAAGCAAGCtgctacttttttattttttccctctctttcatGTTATAGCTCATGGAATTTCTAAATGGAATCTGCTTTAAAGCATGTGTGCATTAAAAATCAAAGAATCTGAACTGAGAACCTTTTTTTGTATCCTGGTGTAATCTGGGATTTAGCAGTCATTGTGAAACCAGCAGGGGATAGATCACGAATCACGATAAAGGCTGTattaacaaacacaaatgatttaaGCACTGCACTGATTCTGTACTGCTCTACGCGGAATTAAAAGGAAGTGGCCAGTGACAAGGgagagacagacgctgtgtcaGTGTTTACATTCTCCCAAGTGAATCAGTCATACATTCCATTCTGTGATGACGCCATTGCTGCCGCCCCAATATTTAACCTCACATTTTTAGAATAATCTTTACATTTCCTTTAATCCAATAACAATACAGAGTACGCTGCACGTTGTGGTGCTTGATAAAGCCCAGttacagaggagtgggatgtgtCATCGCTAACAGCCTGACCTGAATATTCCTCTTAATGACAGATGCTGTGCAGCCACAATGCTTATTACTTGAATGAAGTGTAGCTGTGGgtttatagtatgtcatgacAGTCTCAGCAAAGCATGTCTCATTCTAACATCCATCTGTATTTTTAGAATTTACGGTCACTTCATTAAATCTGTTCAATACTGTTTATGTTCTACCAAAAAGCGGAATCCTATAATTAGCAAGGAGGGAATCTGGCAGTCATACATATACATGTTTATGATAACAATAATATAGGGCTTTTGATTTctcagacaaacaaacagacaaacgcACTGTGTGTCGGGGGTGTCGAGATGAATCACACGTGTGCGCTTCCACTGAACCATTtcatcaaacaacaacaaagcgGAGCGGAGCAAGAAGCGGCAGGCAGACAGTGTATAAGCCACGGGCCATGTCTAATTGAGTTGTTTTTGAGCAAATCTAAAGCAGAACATACCTTTTGCCTGACAACACTGCTTGAAAGAAAGAACAGACactaaaatactgtacattggtGTCATCATATCAAAGCAAGTCAGGGGGAGAGAAGATGAAGACAAACATATAGAGAAATCAATGATTGAGAGATTGGAAATGAAatggggggtggtgggggggggtaggggggtgggggggaacaGTTGTAAAGcactgatgctgctgctgttggccAGGATATTACTTGACTCTAACATAAAGGTGCAATCAGAACAAAAACGTTTAAAGCTCCGATTTCACTATCTGGCTGACTGGTTGATTTATGAATATTGTAAATCATGGCAGGCTGTAAGATTTCAATTGCTTTTCTTCCCCCCAATTATTTGACGTGCCTTGACATGTAAATGGACCGTATTTATATGGCGCTTTTCTAGTCCTAATGACGACTCAAAGCGCTTATACagagtacaggaaccattcaccattcacacacacattttcatacactggtggccgaggctgccgtacaaggtgccacctgctcatcagattcacatgcattcacacaccGATGGCACAGCATCGGCAGAaattcggggttcagtgtcttgtccaaggacactttgacatgagACTGCGGGGCCGGGAATCGAACCACCAACCACCTTTCAATTGGTAGGCGACCGCTccaccacctgagccacagccacccccACAACATGAAGCAACACCtcttctgtatgtgtgcagttAATGTCTTAAGGAATCATACACAGGACAGAAACGTGAAACATGCTACAAATTGCTTTGGCTGTAATTTATGTCCAGATATATGCCCCTCCTTGAGTATTAAAGTGAGGCAGCTCTTTACAGGTCTCTATAAAAGGCAAGTGCTCATCTGGAGTAGGCATTGGATCAGTACTGTATATCAAGCAGTCAGCCAGTGAGACACAAAAGGAAACAGGACCAGTACAgcatgtctgctgctgctgacccTGTCATTGTCATTTCCTCCCAGCGCTGCCCGTTAATTCCAGCTAAACAGCTAAAGCCAGTATCTCTGCTACATCCAATTAGGGACCCGCTTGACTTCCCAGCCAAGGTTTCTGCGTAATGTCAACAGCACAGAGAGTCTCGGTACAGAGGGAGACAAATGGCATGGTATAATGAGCACCTACCTTCGGCCCGATAATGACCAACACGTTCAGCGGATTCTCACAATGCCACTCTGAAAGACGCAAACATAAAAGTGTTCATGCAAAcataaacagcagcagcagtaaagATGTGTTCTGCAATTCTTACAGCTATACTTGCTAGTGACCATAATGTATGTTTTTAGCATGTGTGGATAGCACAATTTAATGCCAAGAAAATGCCATGTGAAAATCCTCACATCTAGTTCTCCCATCTGGCTGAAACATCAATATACAATTTGACGCCCTCTAGTGCTGTCTTATTACCATAACTGTGTGCTATCAAAGTCACACACAATAAAAGAGGATTTCAAAAAGAACAACACTGATGTTGCTAATCAGTGGGTATTCTGAATATATGAGATCCTTTTAAGATATATACGATAGTCATCATAAAAAGAAACAGCATAAAGGCAAGGCAGAAAGATATTAGTCTCTCGTTGCACTTTCACATGAATTTTTTAATTAGCTGAAACTTCATTCCTAATTGATGACGACGTTGCCATTGCCTCTACCACAGGCTACTACAGAAATGCAGTCAGAGAGGTTTGTAATTTCAGGGATTCAACCGCCATTAAGGTCAAAAACATGACACCAAGAAAAAACATCCCAGTTGTAAATTTTTGCTCCCCAACTTGCACATTAAGTTTATCTATATCTAttgaaacagttgtacattttattttcaaattgtatatattttaaatattgcttgtgtagtattcaattattattatttcatgtatattgtttcctattatttaatgtatactctgtatgtgtgctgtgtgtctgatattttgctgctgcaacaccgttatttcccattttttgggatcaataaaaatctaaaaatctaaaaatctatccatctatctatctatctatctatctatctatcttttagCTGAGCTACTTTCTATAGTACTGTCccatgtaaatataaaaaaataaaggtttttAATTACCCGTACACACATTATATTAAATAGATGGTAAACAGAATGAATTGCACGGTATACCTGAAAAAACCTCGACCAGATAGAGGGGATCCTTGACTCTTCTGAGGCCACAGACCAACAGGAAGACATGCAGCTCATCCACGTGCTCCCTGCTTACACCTGGGGAGAagccagacacacagaaagatgGCATCACAATATCAAAACCCTGCATAATGATCATCCCGAGTACATCGGCACATAATGAAAGCAATACATCACCCAAGGTCACGAGGAAAATAAGACAGCAGTGACTAATGTGCTCGCACAATTCTCTGATCAGAGTTGTAACGCTCAGCGGGGAAATAGAATGCTGAAAACGTTGGAAGGTTGCAGCCTAATCAGTGTGTAATACGGCATCCTAACTACACAGCCACAGTTCGGGGGACAGTTTGCTTACTGAACAGCCCTCGTTTAAATTAGCTAACCCAACATCACGCTAACAACATCAAACGTTTTTTTCCAGAAAGAACCTTGCTCTAATTGAGAGGCAGTGCCGCTAAATCGTCTCTTTTCCCCTCGATCATCCAACTTTCAGGATCAATCCAGAGAATGGTCAGGAACTGGCAGGCATACAACTGGGCTCACTGCCAACAACTACTCTTCTGGCCCTGACCGTCCAAAAGCAACAGATAAAAGTCCTGACCCGCACAACACAGGCCTGCACCCTCCAGATGgaaacacacgcgcacacacacacacacacacacacacacacacacacacacacacacacacacacacacacacacacacacacacacacacacacacacacacacacacacacacacacacacacacacacacacctgtacatCTCTCACTTCTCACTAATTAGCAGAAGCTGAACTTTCAAAAGATAATTATAAAGAATCTGTAGTGAAGGTGGACTGGATGTACCTTCACAATTATGATTATGGTAATAATGACAATGATAACATGctgatcagaaaaaaaaataaaccacaaGTGTTTGTGGTATGGAGACCGCAGCGCACACTCACTCAACCCGCAAAAATATAATCAAAGATCTTTTATTAACACTGACGAGAGCAGCGCGTCCATCAGACTCATGTTCATGCTGGGCTTTTtcgctaacatgctgatgtttaatgtttaccatgttcaccatcttagtttggTGTTAGTATGCTATGATTTGCAAAATTTGCACCCAACCCTACAGCTGATGGGAATATCATTAGCTTTGCAGGCATTTGGTCATTAACCAACGTTAAGTAAAGTATAGACCAAAttaaatgttgacctgatgaaAGCACTACATTAAAagttaaaaggtcccatgacgtggtgctctttggattctTTTATATagcccttagtggtcccctaatactgtatctgaagtctatttcccgaaattcagcctaggtgcagaattacatccaaggtggagggtgggggtgtagccttgaccaactgccactttgctcgtttgaaagccatgatgtctctctctcatgggtgggccaaattctctgggcgggcaaagcagagaaaggggaggtaaccttgctccttatgacctcggcctcggcccatctgagctttcattttctcaaaggcagagcaggatacccagggctcggtttacacctatcaccatttctagccactgggggaccataggcaggctgggggaatgcatattaatgttaaaaaaaacctcataaagtgacattttcatgccatgggacctttaagggatCACCAAGGTAATTAGGACACTGGATGAGTGAAACTTTGACTTGCTGGtgcactagaggaaaagtcaggggatgaCCAATATCAGTAGGTTTGATCATCTGGGGAACAgtcaatccatccaacagttggGTGGATTGCCACGTGGTATATAAACCTCATCAGTTTTAAAGCGGTTATGCCCAGAGATGGCAGTCTTGGTTTTATGTAAGCTTAAAGCGAGGTTGGTGTAAAGGCAACACTTTAAGGTCGAGGTCTGCTGGCTAGGAGAGCATTTATTTTTACCAAAACAAGCAGATGTAGAAGGATATTTTAGGTTAGAAAGGGTCaggagatacattttgaatCCCTAACCTTTTTATGCGCGACAATGATCCAAAAGGATAAATTATGAATGTTGACATGGTGTCGTTGAGTCGACCCAACATTTAAGTGAAGTACAAAATAAGCccataataaaatgtatttttgaaagTGTCTATGAGAAAACCGataactgtttaaaaaaaaatcaaacaaaagcaCGTGCTTAGAGCACAGTGACAGTGGCGTGAAATCCCCTGCTGCCAGATAAGTCCAGATCAGGAGGCTGAGGCAgctcttttaatgttattaaagAGCATCTTCAAATGACAGCGTGGAGTCTGGGCATTGAACCTGATCCTTGGAACCGATTGTCAAAAAAGCTTTTCATCTGCGGGGTGTATTGAACTTCCTCGCGTTGAGTCACAAGATGAGAAAGCGCGTCAGCTGAGGGAAACAAACATCTCGCTACCTCAGAACAAGGTGCAGGGAGATGGAAGGATAGCTGGAATCATAACAGCATgagcaaagaaaaaataaaagagacgCAATTCATCTTTCCTcagggaagaaaaacaaaattgtaCAAATCATTTGTTGTGCCAGCAGCACTCTTTGCAGTTCAttgcaaaacacatttttgttcaTTTGCCTTTGATTTCAGAAGGGCATTCTGAACACTACTGCTTTaatcagtatgtgtgtgtgtgtgtgtgtgtgtgtgtgtgtgtgtgtgtgtgtgtgtgtgtgagaatatgGGAGCACATATCTATTTGAACAGCTCCTATTAATCTGTTGAGTGGCACAGGGTGATACAGAGACAATGCcattgagaagaaaaaaaaagaacttaacTGAGAAAATGACATACACTAACAAAGCTACACAGGCAAGATATATCTTGCTATTAAAGAGGTTTGATAATAAACCCTTTGACTGTATATGTGAGGTTTTTAAAGCAGCTAACAAGTTACAAAGATATAATAGTTTGTGCTCAGATTGCAGGTGCTTGTAACAAACTTTGCTAGTTTCCTTCCCTTCACACCGGGACTGCACTTACATATAGCAGCAGAGGTTAGAGCAGCATTTTGGTCAGCCAAGACgattttacataaataaattgaaCACTTCCTTTAGTAGGAAgtgttacatttattttcaaactACTGCAGTTGgtcaatttaataaaaaaaaattgattattAGTATTAGTTATTTGTGTCTGTTATAACGGACAAAAATAACCAATTACTGATCACAACAACAGCTGACTATTGAGCCTGCTGTGACTGAACACTTCGGGATGAGCCAAGTTTTTAGAAAATACGAGTTTAAAGTATCTTTAGCcggaaaaagaaatgtattttaaatgtccaTACATTCAACCATTTGTTTGTTCATCCAAGGACCACAAGGCCATTTTTAAGTATGGCACGTCCCCTATGGCACAAACACTGTTTCCTGATCATATCCCCACACTATGAGATGATACTAGGCATAACACTCAACATCTACACTTCCCTCATCCTTCGATTTGTTAATTAAATTGAATCAATCACCGAgagcttcctgttttatttactAAATAATCAGGCTATGCCTTGAGGATCAAGTAGCTGGACAAGGTACCAACAGACCCCCTGCTTGTTTTCTTCTCATCCTTCAGTGATTCAACGCATCGCTGCTCACAGAAGAGGCCACAATCAACATACACCGAGTGGCTTTAACGGACTGACAGCTTCTGGATCCCAGTGCTGAAGTCTGTGCCTTTGGAGGGTACGTGACACCCAAAggataacacagacacacaaacggTATAGTCATGCATCTTCAGTCAGCTTTTATATTCACCGGCAGAGGTCTTTTTACAGTGTGCCACTGCAACACTGGGCCACAAAGTATATATTTATTCCAAACACTCAAACCTCCACACCTTTATTAAGCTAGCCTATATACAGtattctctctttccttttaaTAATGATTCAATTATGCCACACCAGAATACAGATTGCTGCAGGAGTCACTTCGGTCAGACTGCGTTGTGATGTTTGAGGAGAACCAAAACATGATGTAacttattattaaaggagagaAAGCAGGTCAAGGTTCAAAACAAGGCCATGGAACATCTGAGAACTAAGCAACAAAGCTTAAAAGGTTTTCAGCTTTATCACAACGCTATGACAAAAGCACATTTAACAATTAAGGATACACCGCGGGATCCGTTATATTATTTGAATGTAGCTCTCTGCCTTGGGGCTCGTCCTCAttacatataaaaacacaagTCAAAATCCAGAATGTGCATTGTCTTGTCACTGTGCAAGAACTGTGGTGATAAACCTGTGGCGAGGAAAACACACACCTTGCTGGTATTGAACGCATCTGACCCACATCCAcgaaaaaatgactcaaattaACAACAGCACATACACAGAAACTGGACCAATGTTTAGAGCTTTCAAAGCAGATTACAGTGCTTTCATCGCGTCACTGAGGAAGAGCACAATGGCAGTGACTCCTATTTCAAGTATAACAAATGGAGAAGTGGTGCAATTAGTATTACTTGCACCGGTTGTGAAGCGTGGTGACAAATGGCTCTGGGCCTGAGAGCTATTAATCAATTGTTCTTCTCTGTACTCAACGGTGCTCTCTATGAGCACTAATGTACCTGGGATGGACTTCATCTTGCAGTGTCCGATTTAAAGTCCGGGCTGTTTGTGGAAAAGGATGCTTGGAGTAACGGTGCATATTTACGGAGCTTTGCAAAGTTGGAAGACTGGAGGACAGAAGGGAATTCTGACTGCTACAAActctggcctgcctccctcacCACCACATTGGTGCATCTAACGAAGTAAATTTATGCTCTCTGATGGTACATTTCAGGTTGTGGGTGTATCCCAGTGGTGGCTCCATTGCAGTGCACTACACAGTCTATGACTCATAGTGGAGGAAACGTGAGAAGGATGCAGTCTAGAATGTATGTACAATATTGCAAACAGCTTCAAATATGTGGCACGCCCGTGTATATGTCTATTTTACAAGGGAGCTTAAATTTCAGTGTGCAGGTACCTCTCCATTTTATTGCATCTACCACTGTATCCAGCACGTCACACTAATGATGTGCACAGCCACAAAACACAACTACCGCGGTTATAGTTTGAGACACAGACTTAATGATTAGGTGAGACACACCACTGTCAGATAGGATTATATTGCTTAGACCCGACCGACTCAGTGCCTAAACAAAATGTCACTTGTCAATAACAAGTTGTTGTTAAAGAGCACAAAATATCAAgctaaaatacagtatatccaaAGTATGACaaatactttcaaaatgtatgaTTATGCCCTGCTATCAAAGTGTCAGTGCACCAACCAAAAAAAACCTGTTTGAGTTATTTCAAAACTGTTTTATTTGCTTACTCTGGACGACCTGCGGACCTCCCTTTAGAACAGCTTTCATTGGGTAATATTTTCTACAACAAACCAAGTCTTACATTAGACAGTAGCTGGAATAACAACCAACTGAAGCAGTGACAGTACCTGAGCTCCTCAAGAATTCAGTCCAGCAGAATTTCTCACTCACGTCTGTTTGGATACCTTTAAAataacacagacaaaaaaaaggtacaatCAAATCATATCAATggaaacccccccaaaaaagaaaaaaatagcaatGTGTTTTTTAGTTAAATAGATAAATGAGTTCAGAATAGTTTTTCTGATCTTCAACTTTATGTGACACACTAAAGAATTGGAAACATCACATCCATGTTCTTCATGACCTTTATTCGTATTGGACACAGtataaaattaattattttactCCAACCTGTATGTAAAATAACCAATATAGATTTAAGGTATTTCAAAAACATTATCGTAAGCACTGCAAtggcagtgtttcctttaggattttttttagcagtggagGCAGGTCCgaactagcctcgtgagaccgtcctgatctcgcgagctccagttttccactcgcagatcagtctggcatcttgaggcagagaaaatttggagccgttagccaaacgaccgggccaatcagcgttggttttgaggtgggttaggtggtgatagacagatggtttatccaatcagctaaccagtattatcagacagcggtagccctaattctgttagccgctcgctaatgctttttttctcttggatccttcttttggaatatggtccgggaacctgaaatggtgtcttttattcctaaattctcgttacacaaacggcaaatctcctttaccgacatgttgcttgcatgctgagctaacgagctatgctttgcctgcagcagcaggggcgggcttgtagttgtattttcataggcttcgtggatctgattggttgatttggcccgtctatcaccaacataggtgataaacagatggttcatccaatcagctaaccagtatttctgccccttcccaaaagttctccaacggaaagttcccagatggatatgccgagcaaatgcgaagcaatccatctggcggagtcaggctAGGTCCGAACACTCCCCCCAACACAAAcgaatatatttattcacctctattaacacacacaatgaggcatattttcagaactgtattttttgagttagtatataggccaactttgatcttgacatataagCTAagcattaattacattatcttaatgcagtgtaactacttcagcatgtaaataatgcacctaaaatacaaatgttCACTGACATGCACTCTAACTCTAGCAGcactatttctgataccgtcgggggcagaaatgttgccgtggggggccgccacagtcaaatcaacatagaggaaacactggataGTGAGAACGCAACTAAAAAAGATAAGCTgtcattggtcagggctcagcCATGCAGCTGGCCCAGGGCTCTCCTCTAATCTATGAAGGGGCACTATTTGCCTAACAAGGCTACTGCTGGGAAACAACATGGAAGGGTGATTTGGGCTGTCCTAAATGGCACGGTGGCCAATGGCAAGAGAAAATACAACTCTGCAATGCAGACAGCACGATAATGGaggtaaaaaaatgtcatagctGTTTAATACAATCAATGGCGAGTCAGGGATGCACAGCATCAGGCGAGGAGATTCATCCTGCAGAGCTTACCTTGGGGCTGGACATAGATTTTACTGCTCTGGGACAGCTTcagggaaacaaaacaaaacataggAACATGGTGGTTAAAACATGTACCAAAACATAATTACATAAGTGTTTTAAATCCATCAGTAATTATTGGTTGGGTTTGTTTgtacaaattacatttgattATTACTAACTGTGCTTCATTCTCCTTATGTTAAGACAACAGAAACAGACAATTAATGCTTGCTGTGCTCCAAACAGatttaaattaaaatccaaacttgaaaaaaagagTCAGGAAAGCAATAGCTAAGATAATGGGGGTGCTACTAAATAAATCAGATGGGATGGAAAGGAAATTGACTGGATGTTATCACACAAGATTCATCCCctatgtgtgttttctgtcacAATAAAAAGCGTGGTGATGCCTCTCAGTGCCTGTCCTGTCTGCCTGCTGTCAGCACTAAATGGCAGAGATAAAGCATGCCACTCGCCTCAATCTGCAGGCTGCGGCTGGAATCtaatctgaaaataaaacacGATAATATTGTTTTAATGCCAAACTATTACGGGGGGCAGGGCAGGatattgtgtttgtgtagttAAAGCCTTTCTGCTGTATTTATTGAAGCTGTCAGGCTACTGCTGTCTGTTAATGTGTAATACAGGGGTCAATATTTTGTTcattctaaaaaaaattaaataaaatcaaaaaaacTCACTTTGACAGTCTGAGTTAAATTTATGTGGGGGGTGAAGCATAGCAGGAAATCATAACCTTACTAATGAAACACCAATTAGGCACTTACTAACTGTACAGACATTTTCTAGTAAAACTGCTAACAACAATATGCCACATGATACACAGACTTGCATCAAGCATCAGTGCTTATTAGATACAAACTACTGCAGTTGGTCTATTAAAATACAAGAGTATAATCATACCAAAAATAACTCTGCCTCTTCTTTAAGTTTGTCAGTAAATGCAACCGCAAACCTGATGAAAACAATAACACTTCATTATCACCCCTGTGAAAGCCATTTCAGTAAAACAAGAATTTCCATTGCTGACAGTCAGTTGTAGCTTATTGCAAGCAATGACAATTTTGACAACACTAGAGATTGAAGCGGTGGTAACAACAGTAAAGTCTCCAGGCTAAGGCTGAATATGTGAGAGGAGAAATAGGCCTAGTGCTTGGGGTTTGAAGGCAAAGGATTTAAGGAAAAATACAGCaagaataaaaagagaaaaacaaagggAATGTAGAACAAAGAACAGTGGGGAGATATTAATTTGCGCGTGTGAGAGCGTGCATTATTAAATGTGCCAGCGGGCACAGAGTGGTGACAGAATTTCATGATCAAGGTTTGTGTGAGAAGACACAAGCAGCGGGAGGTTTGTGGAATCACATTTTTTGAAGCCATGAGACCTGAATCTCCCCAGTTCTCCCATACGGCAATTATCCCCTTAGATTTACTGGATGGATGCCCTACACTCTATTTTCATCATAACAGAGACATCTGGGTCTGATGTTAGTGCCCAGGACAAGATATTGATAAGCCTGTGTGCACATttacttttaatgttaaactagAGGAGAAGAGAACACACAGCCTGCACAGCTGGAGTTGGCCTGCATGTGTTCAGCCTCATTCTTTCATGCCATTACTTCCAGGCACTAGAGGATCTTGTGGTGATCCAGTCCTTTTTTTTACCCCCACCCCAAATAACTGATACCCCAGACTATAGCATAGGATTAAAATGCTTTGTAACAATTCAAGTAATAGTGAAATTTGTCTCCAATATGTTGAGCTGCCATGTCATTGTGATAGTAATATCTGCAACAGGATCAATGTCATCCCTACATTTAAATAGGCCACATATGCAGTGATTTATGGCAATAGATAGGCCTATTTGCTCCCACTGGTTACAAATATGACAACTGTTTTGTGCTTGTAAAGGTATACACAATTTGTAATTATATCCAAGAGTAAACATCACATGATTAATACAATTAGAGGATTAATACAATTAGAGGTGGTTTTGATTTTACATGGACAATTTTAGTTGAGAGGTGTAAATGGTCGCATTTACTTCCTGTTTGCACTTCAGGATCGTGACATTTACATCAAACCTCTACAAAAGGAAGTAAACAAAACACATTGTGATACATTACTGGCATATTGAGTACTACTAATCTATATTCTATAAATGAACATCAGTATAAAATACAAGATGTAAACATGCCGGAGTTAGCAAGAATGCTAATTTACATCCGTAGTCCCTAGGAAGgtaacaaaaacagaacatcaGTAACAATATATAGATACAAGTATACTATACACAAGTA contains:
- the glt1d1 gene encoding glycosyltransferase 1 domain-containing protein 1 isoform X2 is translated as MKLLFLACLSPKTGNYTTAERIRSHIESAGHTCELRDAADFQSPADVANLISQNPPFEGALAIHLFRAGRLLLDIHVPFGVIFGGTDINEDVKVEQKRLVMEQVLLKARFAVAFTDKLKEEAELFLLSQSSKIYVQPQGIQTDVSEKFCWTEFLRSSGVSREHVDELHVFLLVCGLRRVKDPLYLVEVFSEWHCENPLNVLVIIGPKIDPVFTVEVEAVVKSRGLLGPGEEPTGTPCCHEKVLLCGEQLRLRGHVRRHFGGHGSRGTRVGQGHSRKRGPSAA